In Capsicum annuum cultivar UCD-10X-F1 chromosome 11, UCD10Xv1.1, whole genome shotgun sequence, one genomic interval encodes:
- the LOC124888692 gene encoding uncharacterized protein DDB_G0271670-like: FSSFSFSSSASSSSSSSSSSSSSSPSPSSSSSSSSSSSSSSSSSFSSSSSSSSSSYFSSSTSSSSSSSSSFSFSSSYSSSASSSSSSSSSSSSSSSSSSSSSSSSSFSSFSSSSSSSSSSSSSFSSSSSSTFSSSSSSPSSSSSSSSSSSSFISSSSSSSSSTSSSSSSSSSSSSSSSSFSSSSSSSSSSSSSSSSSSSSSFSSSSSSSSSS; encoded by the exons ttttcctctttttctttttcttcttctgcctcttcttcttcttcttcttcttcttcttcttcctcctcctccccctccccgtcttcttcttcttcttcttcttcttcttcttcttcttcttcctcttcctctttctcttcttcttcttcttcttcttcttcttcttatttttcttcttccacttcttcctcttcttcctcttcttcttctttttctttttcttcttcttattcttcttctgcctcttcttcttcttcttcttcttcctcctcctcctcctcctcctcgtCTTCTTCTTCGTC ttcttcttcttcttccttctcttccttttcctcttcttcttcttcttcttcttcttcttcttcttctttctcttcttcctcttcttccactttttcttcttcttcctcttctccctcttcttcctcctcctcttcttcttcttcctcttctttcatttcttcctcttcttcctcttcttcttccacttcttcctcttcctcttcctcttcctcttcttcttcttcttcttcttctttctcttcctcttcttcttcttcttcttcttcttcttcctcttcttcctcttcttcttcttcttctttttcttcttcctcttcctcttcttcttcctct